The Salmo salar chromosome ssa06, Ssal_v3.1, whole genome shotgun sequence sequence GCAAGGGGAATATGACGGGGCCGAATTTTAATGGGTTGGGCGTCCCCAGTGTCTATTTCGTGCTGAACTAGGTGCGTTTGTCCTACCTCATCTTCCCCCCAAGCGAAGCTATCTTTAAAGTCCAACAGCAGCTGCTTTAactgtctctgttgtctctcatCCAGACCCTGACAGTTCTTCAGCCACACAGCCTCGATGGCGTCGATAGCTTCCTCTTTTCCCCCCGTCGGGCTGATGGGGTGAAGGAGCCAGTGTGTTTTGGGCTACTGAGCTGCCTGTGCTTGCACCATGATGGGGAGTGAAGGCCGTCGCCGCCGGAGACAGCTGCTGGAATGGCACAACGACCAAGGGAGCAGCCGGGATGACCGGTGGAGTTTCTGCAAGCTTGGAGGAAGACGGAGGGACAGCCCTGCCCCCTGCTGGCCCTCCCGAAGGCGACATTCCCACTGCGGGCCCCCCCGACAGCCTCAAAGTGCCCGACGCTAAGTCCAACTGAGCCCCACAGTTTTTCAAAAAGTCCATTCCCACTATACAGGGGTCCTGCACCGCTGCTACCCACGCCAGACACCCCACAGTTCTCCCCCCACAGTCACAGATAGCTGACACTTCCCTAACATGGGGGCTAGCTCCCCCGTGACAGTCGGTAGCTGGACAAGGGTCGGCTCCACCCGCACCCCAACAGGTAGTATGTCTGGTCTCACCAGGGTTACTGTAGAGCCCGTGTCGACCAGGGCCAAACATTCCACCCCCCTCTACCTTGACGATGACATTGCAGAAGTCCCCAACGGTGGTACGTCCCACCACAACTACCGGACTAGGAAACACGGCGGCAGCTACACCCTGGGGGAGCAGGTCCCCACCCTCTTGTCTGCGCTGCTGGGTACCTCTTTTGCTTACAGTGGGTTCGGGGGCGGGGGGGTGGGTCCGCACTGCCCCCTGCGCGAGAACCCGCCGTCGTTTCCCTGGTGACGGTGGAATCTGCCACACTCCCGCTGAATGTGGCCAGGCTGGCCACAACCCCAGCAGACAATAGGAGTTGAGCTGACACTGCGACGCTGCCTGGAGCCCCTCTCCATGACAAGCCCAACTCGTCGACCCACTCTGGTTTCATGACCCCGGGCACCCCAGCCACTGCTGCTCTCACCTCTGGTTGACTGGCGACTTCCACTCTCACTCCCTCACCCCAGATCAGCTCCCTCTTCCTGGCTATCTCCACTGCAGCCCGCAGAGATGGTGGGTCCGCCATCTGAACATGCTTACCCAGTTCGGTGGAAGAGAGCGCTCTCATAAAACTGTCCCGTGCCAGCTCGTCTTGCACCCCAATCGGCATAGTTGCATAAGCCCGCCTGGTCAGGCTCAGAATACCACTTGCCAACGCCTTTAATGATTCCCCCTGAAGTCTCTTTTTGTTACTCAGTTCAATCCGCAGCATGTTGGGCTGCGCGTCGCTGCCGAAACGGCCCCCCAATGCCTCCACTAGCGCACCGTAGTCGCCCCTCTCATCCGGGGCTAGCGTTAACAGGCATTCCGACGCCTCCTCTGCCAGGCTCAGGGCAAGCTGTAACGCTTTCGTCTCGTCAGACCACCTCCCGGCTCTAGCCAACAACTCGAATTGAGTGAAAAAAACTTCCCATTTACCTTGTCCATTGAACTTTGGTAGTTTAGCCGCTACCGTGGCTAATGGCAATAGGCCGCTGCCATCTCTGTTTACATAAGCAGGCCCTGCCATTTCCGCACCCGGTGACGTCGATATCCCCGTCGCCGTGACATCTGCTCTCGAGCGGTGTGAAGGAAAACCCGCCAGTTCTGCCATCTTGCTGACTGACAATTTAACTCCCGCCATGTGGCCCTCCAGCTCTTCTACGGCAGTCGCCGCCCGACCCTCCCGACCGGGTACCCCCGAGCCCACAACGGACACATTGTCCGACTCTTCCTTAATTTTCCGCCTCGCCCCAAGCATCATGACCGTAGATGCGAGTCACGCTAAAGCCAACCCGGCCTATACTGAACAGCTAACTCGCCTGGTCTCGATCCCGTAGTTCAAAAGCACTTCTGACGCCAATGTAAtgacccggctgggtcataaaggGAAAAGAGACAgactctaggtgtgcaggtcagaacacaggtttattcctaaactgggctattgttcaggccacagcccacgccgcTAAATGCCGAACGTACACAATTATACCATGTCGAGTTAAGGGTCactcccataggaacagatcaaggccccgaacagaaaaagaaagaagatgagacagtaatccctatttatgcatttccaaatcccgcgggattacccatcatacccccccaacctttccctctgtcctgacatatttaacccctgctagtagccatgagaaccataacacacccacaaacacagaacacaataccgggtcgttacaatatttttgttcagtataaatcaaGATTGCTGCCTTGGCCTTTTTAAGAATAAGCTGTTTACCTCCATCTCTGTATCCTGTGTACAAGTaggacttttatttatttaacctttatttaactaggcaagtcagtcaagaacaaattcttatttacaatgactgcctaccgcGGCCAAatctggacgacactgggccaattgtgcgctgccctatgggactccgaatCATGGATTTAGAGGCTGCTTTGTTTATTTTGTTGCTAATCTTCTTTTATCAGTGGTGTGGTTTTCTACAGGTTTAATTGaaaattaaaatgttttatttgaagTAGACTACTTTCTGTTACTTGCAAATTAAATGTGCGAACCCCGCTTATCGGACAACTGGCCATGTGAAACGAACTCGCCCAGTGTGGCTATACCAaggagtttctaaacccagaagggcaacatcgcgagacttccAGGCCGGGATTTGGGTTTTGAGAAGTAAAACATTTTCTCGAAATCTGAAGGTACAACCTTGATTCGAGCCTATGTGTTAAGTAGtttaacatgttattactccaacctcgtgaaagtgacaaactgaaacGCTTTTATTTTCGTCAAAAACTATTTTACatcgaaggagtgcctttgatttgactgCCTGCACATGCGTAGTTAGGCGCCAGATGACCACTAAGACCCGATAACGTGTTTCTACGCATGAGCTTAGCCAGCAAACGTCGCCTAAAAGTGTGATTGGGGACAGGATAAACTATCttcctactgtactgtctttggctATATGTTTAGAGACTTGGTTAGATTCAGAAAGCACCTCTATCCTCCCATCGCTTCTGATTGGTGCTCCATGATATGCCCACGTGCGTTACATATCACTCTGACGTCACTCACATTATTTTTGGCCACGCCTTACGTTGTTATCCTATCTAGTCACAACCGTTAACTGCTTGGAAAGATTTTGACAGAAATTCACCATGCCTCTTCGAACAGCTGTCCGTTATCTTAGTGCGCCAATAAGAGATATTTTGAGACCCTCAACTACCACCTCCAACCGGGGCTGTGCAGCTATCGCGGAGGCTAGATCGGTGCTGGAGCATGAACTTGAAACGATCCGAACTGGTGGAACGTGGAAAGGAGAAAGAGTAATCACGTCCAAGCAGGGTCCTCATATCAACGTGGATGGCAGTCGTGGCGGTGAGTAGCCTGACGTTATAGTTAGGGGTCAGCTCACCAACTTTCAATTATATTGATTTGCCTACCTATGTATTGCTGTCCTTAAGTGACATGAAAAACATGGCAAAAGTTGGCACCGTGGAATTTAAGTCTAGCCTACCCACGTTGTCTAACCAGGTCGAATTTGTTGCATACAGCTAAGAGTTGTAtcaagctaagttagctagcaagtttaccTACTAGCTTAGTCTTGTTCGCCCCCATCTGAACTTCGCGGAAATTCATCTTAGCCTGGTGGTGTTGGGGTAGCTAGCTACATGACCGAGACTTGCCCTACTTGGCAACTGGAAGTTATATGTGTGCTTAGTGTTATCGTGATTTGTGGTGGCTGCTGGTGTTGCTAAACCCATATTTCTGCCACCAATGTAACTACTAAATTGTTACTGTTCACTTTTGTGTACCAGAGAAAGACTGACCCCTAGTGCTGATTTATGAATGGCTTATTGACTGCACGTCCTCTCGTGTACAGCTGGCACTCTACTGTATTTGCCAGTAAGTACACAATGGTTAGAAATCCCTCACTCATACTCCCTCCAGCAGTCATGCAAGGTCACTGTGGTAATTGTTACTGGTAAATCAAGCTTTCTCTGGCAGTTGGGTCAGTATTGTTATGGGGTGCATGTCCTCTGGAGAACTGGCTTATATATGCTTACctattgtttctctctctcccatacagaTATATTGAATTTCTGCGCAAACAACTATCTGGGCCTCTCCAGCCATCCCCAGGTAgtggaggcagggatagaggccTTGAAGAAGTATGGTGCTGGGCTGAGCTCAGTGAGATTCATCTGTGGCACACAGGTAACCTAAAgactgcttgctgaagtgtttctgTGTGAGTTCACATTACTCTGTGGTTGTGTCTCCTCTCATTCTCGTATTACCATATGATCCACAGGATATTCACAAAGATCTGGAGCAGAAGCTGGCTCAGTTCCATGAGCGTGAGGACTGCATCCTATATGCCAGCTGTTTTGACGCCAACGCAGGGCTATTTGAGGTTTGTGATTCTTGAATACATTAACATGTGATTAACTGTTTTATACATTCTGTTGTATGGTCTGTCTTTACCGTTTCTGTGCCACTGTATTAAACAGGCCTAAAGTAGTAATGCACTCTTTTTCTACATCAGGTTCTGTTGGGCCCTGACGATGCAGTTCTTTCTGATGAGCTGAATCATGCCTCTATTATTGATGGGATCAGATTGTGTCGGGCCAAGAGGTTCAGATACAAACACATGGACCTGAATGACTTGGAGACCCAGCTGAAAGAGTCCCAGGTAAAGAGAGTTCTATACCTTCAGCCATTACACATATTTCTTAGAATATGATTGCACAGTATCTTTTTTTAATTAAGGGCTCCACTTTTCATGAAGCTTATTGTGCAGAATCCTCTTGAAATGAAGCTTGAAACCATAGTGATGGGTAAATAAAGGTTGCTGAATTGGTTTTTAGTGTTAATGGGCTGTGTTTGCGTCACTGGTCATCATGGCTCCCTGTCCCCCTCAGTCATCTCGTCTACGCCTCGTTGTCACGGATGGTGTGTTCTCCATGGATGGTGACATGGCTCCATTGAAGGGGATCTGTGACCTGGCAGAGCAGTATGGAGCCATGGTCTTCATTGACGAATGCCATGCTACAGGCTTCATGGGCCCACGAGGCAGGTGAGTGACGGTCCGGGTGGAGAGAAAAAAGGACCGATGGAGAAATTATGATAGAACTTTAATGATGTAATTATGCCTAGGAAAACTAAAAAGGATGATGGTTTCGTAGCCAATTATGTCGACCAATAGTGTTATTACATTTTGTTTGCAGAGGCACAGATGAGCTCCTGGGAGTGATGGACAGGGTTCACATTGTCAACTCTACTTTGGGAAAAGCACTGGGAGGTGCAGCTGGTAGGTTTCCCTCTGTTTTGACTCATATATGGAGTTGCATAACGGTACTGTATGTTCTCAATTCTCATGAAATGTCACTATtgacaatgtaggctgtgtaatTGAACTCCATAAATGGATGACAAAACTAACTTGAAAATATACATTGATACAgggtatttggaaagtattcagaccccttgactttttccacattttgttgtgttacagccttattctaaaatagttttttttttttaatactgtagtaaaataatttgattggacatgatttggaaaggcacacacctgtctatataaggtcccacagttgacattgattgtcagagcaaaaactaagccatgcggtcgaaggaattgtccgtagagctcgagacaggattgtgttgaggcacagatctggggaaggctaccaaaaaatgtctgcagcattgaaggtccccaagaactctgtggcctccatcattcttaaatagaaaatgtttagaaccatcaagactcttcctagagctggtctcctggccaaactgagcaatcaggggagaaggaccttggtcagggaggtgaccaagaacctgatggtcactctgacagagctccagagttcctctgtggagatgggagaaccttccagaaggacaaccatctctgcagcactccaccaatcaggtctgtatggtagagtggccagacggaagccactcctcagtaaaaagcgcATGACAGCCctcatggagtttgccaaaaggcacctaaagactctcagaccatgagaaacaagattctctggtctgatgacaccaagattgaactctttagcgtgaatgccaaatgtcacgtctggaggaaacctggcaccatccctacggtgaagcatggtggtggcagcatcatgctgtggggatgtttttcagcggcagagactgggagacttgtcaggatcgagggaaaggtaaacggagcaaaatacagtgagatccttgatgaaaacctgctccagagcgctcaggacctccgactggatAACgacccaagcacacagccaagacaacgcagaagtggctttgggacaagtctctaattgtccttgagtggcccagccagagcccggacttgaactcgattgaacatctctggagagacctgaaaatagctgtgcagcgacgctccccatccaacctgacagagcttgagagcatctgcagagtagaatgggagaaactccccaaacacaggtatgccaagcttgtagcgtcatacccaagaagactcaatgttgtaatcgctgccaaatatgCTTCAATagagtactgagtgaagggtctgaatacttatgtaaatgtgatatttcagattttttttttgggtggggggggctgtaacgaaacaaaatgtggaaaaagtcaagggatctgaatactttctgaatacactgtataagGTGGATATGGCTTTTCTATCTGTTTTTTCTCAGGTGGGTACACAGTGGGTCCTAAACCTCTGATTGACCTGCTGAGGCAGCGCTCTCGTCCGTACCTCTTCTCCAACTCCCTACCCCCTCCCGTCGTGGGCTGCGCTACCCGGGCTGTCGAGCTGCTCCTCACTTCCAATGAGATTGCTCAGAGTGTCGGGGACAAAACCATGAGGTGGGAATCGGGGAAGGGACTGGGGCCTCTGTTTTGGTGAATGTGGTAGACTAAGCTTATGGAACGGTTAACATAGGACCACAGACAAAAACAGATAAGCCTTTTTGTGTTGGTCTTTGTGAAAAATGCGTATGAGCAAAATCATGAATGGGACATGTTTGAAAAGAGCAATTGAATGACCTTGAGATTGACTAGTCTCTTGTGCTGAAAAAGTGACAAGATCTGTGTTTATTCTGCATTCAACACTTTTTTTGCTTGTTTCATCTCTTATCTGGACTGTGTCCTTCACAGGAGGTTGCTGGCAcatttaattggggaggatgggctcgtggtaatggctggagtggaatggtatcaaccattccatttgctccgttccagacattattatgagctgtcctctgctcagcagcctccactggtgtcctTCCACACATGTTTACAGTTTCAAGAGCACTACATGTTTCCCAGAGAACCCAGTTAGCAACAATGAAAGTTGAAGGCATGATATTGTATAAGGAACAGGTGCCATTTCTGTAATGTCattattctctccctctctcgtagGTTCAGAAACAAAATGACCGATGCTGGGTTCACCATCTCGGGCTCTGACCACCCTATCTGTCCTGTGATGCTGGGGGATGCCAGACTAGCCTCTCTGATGGCTGATGACATGCTGAAACTAGGTGAGACTGCAGTTCAGGCTGAATATGAATGGAGCACAAGCACATTTCAAGCAtgatcaaacattacaacacaatCTGTATATTGGTTTGAAATACTCTATGGATTTTTTGTCCACTCATTTTATAGAATTGAACTATTTTTGAAAAGCTTGATCAAAAATATTTCTGTGGAATTACAAATGAATGGACACACATCAACctgtagagggagacagtgaTACACTCATTGATATTTTGTATTCAACAATTTTGTCTCACAAAATGGGAGCTGACAACAATCATAGACCTAATAGTTTATTAGCTGCAAACTACACTGCTTGAATACTAGGGCTGGAAAAAAATATTAATTTGAATCAGGGCTCCAATCTGACCTTTCTTGAAGAACCGTAGTCTTCAGTGTTATGTCTATCTAATACAAGTACCCATTATTCTGTCTCCCACAGGAGTGTATGTGATCGGGTTCTCCTACCCAGTGGTACCAAAGGGCAAAGCCAGAATCCGGGTCCAGATTTCAGCGGCCCACACTGACCAGGACATTGACCGCGCTGTGGATGCTTTcatacagacaggcaggaagCATGGAGTTGTGTCTTAAATAGAAGAACTTGCAGATCATTTTGCTGCCAATAAGCAAGTTAAAAAGACAAGCAGCTTACAGAGTTTGGACTGTGGTTACAGGTTACACAGGAGGCCTATGAATGACAGTGCGACAAAGATCATTTGTTACATACAGGGTAATGTAATACAGATGAAGCTCAATTGTGGTCAATGCTATTTGTGTTGCTTTTGTGTTGCATTTGAATGAAATAAAATACTTTTAACAAAACGTTGGTATTTTCCAATGGAGCTAGCTAGATATGGTTGTAATACTGGGTaagctaaaatatattttaaagtcTTGTTTTTATTTAGAGCAATAAACGTGTGCTTGCATCAACAGTAACTTTGTAAACACAACGAACAGTGTTATTCCAGTTTGTTGTAACGCCACCACAATGTAATGTCCCTGGCTTggtcatatatatattttttttatccctgTTCTTTTCCCGCCACAAACTCTTGCAAGTCCCACCCTTCTACAAGCGGGACACGCCTCCTGAAAAGTATTCAGCCAATCATTATCACTCGTCGATCATATCTCCCAATGGCAAAGCGTCACCGTTCGACCTCTCGGGAAAGTGACGATATTTATTTGCCGCGAAAGACTCCGCGTGGAATTTATTGTCCACAGAAGATCATTGGCGTCAATCACCAAAAACGTGCTTTTAGGATTATTGCACTTTGCGCACGCAAACATAATTTTCAGCACTTTGTAGATATAATCGGTGCATTATGTCTGGTTTCGACGACCCTGGAGTTTATTACAGTGACAGCTTCGGCGGGGGAGATGGACCCGGGGATGAAGGTGGAGTGAAACGGAGCCAGATCAAGAAACGATTCCGTGAATTTCTTCGGCAGTTCAGAGTTGGGACCGATCGCACCGGTTTCACCTATAAATACAGGTAAGATCGAGATTGTATGAAGTGCCACGAAGTCATTGTCGATGGTTACCGCCGGTTGGTGTGATGTTCCACAAATGCCCAACGTtaagttagctaactagccagttactgtaacgttagctaactaactaccaCTGATCACCACAATGTTCTTGAAGGAATAAAGTTTGACTCTTCAAGGTCCTGTGATTGAGTTTGTAGGTCGTTTTTGTTTGCCCTATGATTATATTCGCGTTCTGTTTTTAGCTATTTTCTATATCTTATTGTTCATGTTGTATTGTTGACCTGTTCTGCTGTGTAGAGATGACCTTAAGAGACACTACACCCTGGGGGAGTACTGGGTGGAGGTGGAGATGGAAGACCTGGCCAGCTTTGATGAGGATCTGTCAGACTGCCTGTACAAGCAGCCCTCTGAGAACCAGCCGCTGGTGAGACGATTGAATAGACTAATAACAGACAAATAATTTGAGGAGTTTTAATTGGGGCAATTGCAGGCTCAATTATTCATGGATTAGATGGATTCCTATATTTTCTGTTGCTGATCGTATCATACTGATCTTATATTCTATTTGGCAAATAATTATATCAGAAAATGATCCCTTTAAACTGAGCCCTGACATTATGATTGACAGCTGGAGGAGGCTGCCCAGGAGGTGGCTGACGAGGTGACCCGTCCCAGGCCCCTGGGAGAGGAGACAGTGCAGGAAATCCAGGTCATGCTGAAGAGTGATGCCCATCCTGCCTCCATCCGCAACCTCAAGGTAGGTCTCTGAGGATGCAATGCTGGGCCTTTCACCTTTCAGTTGGTTCATGTAGAAGGTGGCATGAAAGATGTCCCTCAATTTCCCATCCATTTAACATGCCATGACTCTGaagtctccatctctttctctctggtagtCGGAGCAGGTGTCCAGGCTGGTGAAGGTCCCTGGAATCGTCATCTCTGCCACGGCTGTGAGGGCCAAGGCTACCAGGGTGTGTTTGCAGTGTCGTGGCTGTCGCGCCGTCATCAGTAACATCTCCCTGCCCCCAGGCCTGCAGGGCTACGCTCTTCCCCGAAAGTGCAACACGTGAGTGCAACCCTCTGAGTTGAGTGTTGGTGTATACTCCAGTGCATGAAAAAATGCAGTAAGTCATCGTGTGTGAAATCATCTGCTTTATCATCATGTGTGATTTCATTCTTAAACATCTCTCTCTCagtgagcaggcaggcagggtgaGGTGTCCTATAGATCCCTACTTCATCATTCCAGACCGTTGTGTCTGTGTGGACTTCCAGACCCTCCGTCTGCAGGAGTCTCCAGATGCTGTGCCACACGGAGAGATGCCCCGCCACCTGCAGCTCTACTgtgacaggtaacacacacagcaTCATCTGTGTGCCTCAATATTCCAAATTAAGTACAATTAACACATGCCCAAAATACAGAATGCAAAGTGAGTCCGATGAGTACATACCACATTACAGCTCATGTTCTGCCTCCCCTCAGGTACCTGTGTGACCGTGTGGTCCCTGGGAACAGAGTGACCATCATGGGGATCTACTCCATCAAGAAGGTGGCCCAAGCTAAGGGCAAGGGCAGAGATAAAAGTGCAGGCGTGGGCATCCGCTCCTCCTACCTCCGTGTGGTGGGCATTCAGCAGGACACAGAGGGAGCAGGTAGGCACGATAAGGCCACTAGAGGTTAGATTACTTATCCAACATTATGTCCTATGTGGGGATAGTACTATAGATATAAAGCTATCTTTTTCTCTCAGGTCGCGGGGCCACAGGGTCAGTCTCCcctcaggaagaggaggagctgagAGCGTTGGCCTCCTCCCCCGACGTCTACGGCTCCCTCGCCCGTTCCCTCGCTCCTTCCATCTACGGCAGTGATGACCTGAAAAAGGCCATCGCCTGCCTGCTGTTCGGCGGCTCCAGGAAGAGGTGAGTCATAACCATTGGAAATGGCATGTAGAATCCGAATAGATTTTTGATGTGCGTacatttctctccagtgtgtatgtATAATGACCTTTCCTGTCTCAGGCTGCCTGACGGGCTGACCCGTAGAGGAGACATCAACTTGTTAATGCTGGGAGACCCCGGTACTGCCAAGTCTCAGCTGCTCAAGTTTGTGGAGAGGTGCTCTCCCATTGGGGTAAGGATGGGCTTGatgaatatatatatgtgtgtgtatattccaagattaattgaaaaaaatatatatttcagagCAATCATGACACTCCCTCAACATAGATTTAAACCGGAATTACAAAGATGGATTCCAGAAGTTTAATTTGCTGACAATTAATTTATCAGCATGCTAGTGACCCCTATCGAAAGCGCTAACCcgtatcttccctctctctccctctgtcaggtGTATACCTCAGGTAAAGGCAGCAGTGCTGCTGGTCTGACGGCCTCTGTCCTGAGGGACCCCGTCACCCGTGGCTTCATCATGGAGGGAGGAGCCATGGTGCTGGCTGACGGTGGGGTGGTGTGCATCGATGAGTTTGACAAGGTAAGGAAACATGGACCGAAGTACATCAATTGCTGAATACCTGACTAGCTTGTTTGCAGACTCTTAACTGTGACTCTCCTTCCTCTCAGATGAGAGAGGATGACCGAGTAGCCATCCATGAAGCCATGGAACAACAGACCATCTCCATTGCCAAGGCTGGCATCACCACCACC is a genomic window containing:
- the gcat gene encoding 2-amino-3-ketobutyrate coenzyme A ligase, mitochondrial, with amino-acid sequence MPLRTAVRYLSAPIRDILRPSTTTSNRGCAAIAEARSVLEHELETIRTGGTWKGERVITSKQGPHINVDGSRGDILNFCANNYLGLSSHPQVVEAGIEALKKYGAGLSSVRFICGTQDIHKDLEQKLAQFHEREDCILYASCFDANAGLFEVLLGPDDAVLSDELNHASIIDGIRLCRAKRFRYKHMDLNDLETQLKESQSSRLRLVVTDGVFSMDGDMAPLKGICDLAEQYGAMVFIDECHATGFMGPRGRGTDELLGVMDRVHIVNSTLGKALGGAAGGYTVGPKPLIDLLRQRSRPYLFSNSLPPPVVGCATRAVELLLTSNEIAQSVGDKTMRFRNKMTDAGFTISGSDHPICPVMLGDARLASLMADDMLKLGVYVIGFSYPVVPKGKARIRVQISAAHTDQDIDRAVDAFIQTGRKHGVVS
- the LOC106607002 gene encoding DNA replication licensing factor mcm5, yielding MSGFDDPGVYYSDSFGGGDGPGDEGGVKRSQIKKRFREFLRQFRVGTDRTGFTYKYRDDLKRHYTLGEYWVEVEMEDLASFDEDLSDCLYKQPSENQPLLEEAAQEVADEVTRPRPLGEETVQEIQVMLKSDAHPASIRNLKSEQVSRLVKVPGIVISATAVRAKATRVCLQCRGCRAVISNISLPPGLQGYALPRKCNTEQAGRVRCPIDPYFIIPDRCVCVDFQTLRLQESPDAVPHGEMPRHLQLYCDRYLCDRVVPGNRVTIMGIYSIKKVAQAKGKGRDKSAGVGIRSSYLRVVGIQQDTEGAGRGATGSVSPQEEEELRALASSPDVYGSLARSLAPSIYGSDDLKKAIACLLFGGSRKRLPDGLTRRGDINLLMLGDPGTAKSQLLKFVERCSPIGVYTSGKGSSAAGLTASVLRDPVTRGFIMEGGAMVLADGGVVCIDEFDKMREDDRVAIHEAMEQQTISIAKAGITTTLNSRCSVLAAANSVFGRWDDTKGEDNIDFMPTILSRFDMIFIIKDIHDHQRDMTLARHVMNVHLSAHTQTEGVEGEITLATLKKYIAYARTKCGPRLSAAAAEKLKNRYVVMRSGAREHERESDRRASIPITVRQLEAVVRISESLAKMKLQAVAGEEEVDEALRLFQVSTLDAALSGSLSGVEGFTTQEDQEMISRVEKQLKRRFAIGSQVSEHSIVQDFTKQKYPEQAIYKVLHLMMRRGELQHRMQRKVLYRVK